In one Streptomyces sp. NBC_00597 genomic region, the following are encoded:
- a CDS encoding NAD(P)-dependent alcohol dehydrogenase, which yields MRSYHLEAFGGIEGIVPRDSGGPRPEPAGPTAIVVAVRAASLNKRDLLILDRRYPLPAVPGVVPLSDGAGEVVAVGEAVTRFAVGDRVSCAYFPRWRTGRITPDAFDQPGCTLDGMLTEYAVLDEQWAVRVPDHLTWEEAATLPCAGVTAWSALTGGEPLLPGQTVLTLGTGPVALFAVQFAKLLGCRVVSTTSSADKADRLKALGADEVVDYRQSPDWGSSVRELTGGLGADLVVETGGPETIEQSVRASALYGQVALLTTGSAAGAGIEISNAAYASSLATIRRVFVGSRTRFEDMNRAVAAHGLRPVIDRVHPFEEARTAYREYATGAPFGKVVISMDGADGN from the coding sequence ATGCGCTCGTACCACCTGGAAGCATTCGGCGGCATCGAGGGAATCGTGCCGCGCGACTCCGGCGGACCCCGGCCGGAGCCGGCCGGCCCCACCGCCATCGTCGTCGCCGTCCGGGCCGCCTCCCTCAACAAGCGGGACCTGCTGATCCTCGACCGGCGCTACCCGCTGCCCGCCGTACCAGGCGTCGTGCCGCTCAGCGACGGCGCCGGCGAGGTGGTCGCCGTCGGGGAGGCCGTGACCCGGTTCGCGGTGGGCGACCGCGTCTCCTGCGCGTACTTCCCGCGCTGGCGCACCGGCCGGATCACCCCCGACGCCTTCGACCAGCCCGGCTGCACCCTCGACGGGATGCTCACCGAGTACGCCGTACTCGACGAACAGTGGGCGGTGCGCGTCCCGGACCACCTGACCTGGGAGGAAGCGGCCACCCTGCCCTGCGCCGGGGTCACCGCCTGGAGCGCGCTGACCGGCGGCGAACCGCTGCTGCCCGGCCAGACCGTACTGACCCTCGGAACCGGCCCGGTCGCCCTCTTCGCCGTGCAGTTCGCGAAACTCCTCGGCTGCCGCGTGGTGTCGACCACCTCCAGCGCCGACAAGGCGGACCGGCTCAAGGCGCTCGGTGCCGACGAGGTCGTCGACTACCGGCAGAGCCCCGACTGGGGCAGCTCCGTACGGGAGCTCACCGGCGGCCTCGGCGCCGACCTCGTCGTCGAGACGGGCGGCCCCGAGACCATCGAACAGTCGGTCCGGGCCAGTGCCCTGTACGGACAGGTCGCCCTGCTGACCACCGGCAGCGCCGCCGGGGCCGGCATCGAGATCTCGAACGCGGCGTACGCGTCGAGCCTCGCCACGATCCGCCGGGTGTTCGTCGGCAGCCGCACCCGCTTCGAGGACATGAACCGCGCGGTGGCCGCCCACGGGCTGCGCCCGGTCATCGACCGGGTGCACCCCTTCGAGGAGGCCCGCACGGCCTACCGCGAGTACGCGACGGGCGCTCCCTTCGGCAAGGTCGTCATCAGCATGGACGGGGCCGACGGGAACTGA
- a CDS encoding APC family permease, producing MSETISAPQALAPATGPVPQKLKRSIGVVGGTLLTLSCVTPASTLFVVVPDLFASLGTWTALTIAIGSLLCIGVAFCYSELGTLIPSAGGEYAMVSTMAGRLAGWLVFVLSLLVVMIVPPVIAMGTADYLAPIVHIPAPVAGGGVMLLATLAGLLDLRANAWITGIFLVLEVVAAALVAVLGFVHSERGAGALVHGTVATEGGGTSTVTAMMVVSGLAIALFITQGFSTAVYLSEELENPRRNVARTVLATLAISTAVILVPVIAITVGAPDLSALAEGDLGGMVTAWSNSAVGTFVSLCVALAIINAGIVMVIQNSRVLFASARDKAWPEPVNQALSKLGRFGSPWVATLLVGVPGAALCFVNLDTLYGVTGVSVTAMYLLVAVAALFARRGAHREVTAWRMPLWPAVPIALIAVLGYILTQQETQYLLWTGGITAVATLYWALYLRPRQDTRWLVSIPEDGESAAV from the coding sequence ATGTCTGAAACGATCAGTGCCCCTCAGGCCCTCGCCCCCGCCACCGGGCCCGTCCCCCAGAAGCTCAAGCGTTCCATCGGCGTCGTCGGCGGGACACTGCTGACGCTGTCGTGCGTGACGCCGGCCTCGACCCTGTTCGTCGTCGTGCCCGACCTGTTCGCCAGCCTCGGCACGTGGACCGCCCTCACGATCGCCATCGGCTCGCTGCTCTGCATCGGCGTCGCGTTCTGCTATTCCGAGCTCGGCACCCTGATCCCCAGCGCCGGCGGCGAGTACGCCATGGTGTCGACCATGGCGGGCCGGCTGGCCGGCTGGCTGGTGTTCGTCCTCTCGCTGCTGGTCGTGATGATCGTGCCGCCCGTGATCGCAATGGGCACCGCCGACTACCTGGCGCCGATCGTGCACATACCGGCCCCGGTCGCGGGTGGCGGCGTGATGCTGCTCGCCACCCTCGCCGGCCTGCTCGACCTGCGGGCCAACGCCTGGATCACCGGCATCTTCCTGGTGCTGGAGGTGGTCGCCGCCGCGCTGGTCGCCGTACTGGGCTTCGTGCACAGCGAGCGGGGCGCCGGCGCGCTGGTGCACGGCACGGTCGCGACCGAGGGCGGCGGTACGTCCACGGTGACCGCGATGATGGTCGTCTCCGGCCTCGCCATCGCCCTGTTCATCACCCAGGGCTTCTCGACCGCGGTCTACCTCTCGGAGGAGCTGGAGAACCCGCGGCGCAACGTCGCCCGCACGGTGCTGGCCACCCTCGCGATCTCCACGGCCGTCATCCTGGTCCCGGTCATCGCCATCACCGTCGGCGCCCCCGACCTGTCCGCGCTCGCCGAGGGCGACCTCGGCGGGATGGTCACCGCCTGGTCCAACTCGGCCGTCGGCACCTTCGTCAGCCTCTGCGTCGCTCTCGCCATCATCAACGCGGGCATCGTCATGGTGATCCAGAACTCCCGGGTGCTGTTCGCCTCCGCCCGTGACAAGGCCTGGCCCGAGCCGGTCAACCAGGCGCTGTCCAAGCTCGGCCGCTTCGGCTCCCCGTGGGTGGCCACCCTCTTGGTCGGCGTCCCGGGCGCGGCCCTGTGCTTCGTCAACCTCGACACCCTGTACGGGGTCACCGGGGTCTCGGTGACCGCCATGTACCTGCTGGTCGCCGTGGCCGCGCTGTTCGCCCGGCGCGGGGCGCACCGCGAGGTGACCGCCTGGCGCATGCCGCTGTGGCCGGCGGTTCCGATCGCGCTGATCGCGGTACTCGGCTACATCCTGACCCAGCAGGAGACCCAGTACCTGCTGTGGACCGGCGGGATCACCGCCGTGGCCACGCTCTACTGGGCGCTGTACCTGCGGCCGCGGCAGGACACCCGCTGGCTGGTCAGCATCCCGGAGGACGGCGAGTCCGCCGCCGTCTGA
- a CDS encoding helix-turn-helix domain-containing protein gives MAPTAAASATAPTPFAREVRRRRALRRMSQLELATLAGTTQRHLSFIESGRSTPGRAMVVRLSESLGLTLRERNSMLLSAGYAPAYAESPRESAAVGPAMEALRSILTGHLPYPAVVAGPRGELVLANAAFGVLTEGAAAHLLAPPVNVLRIALHPEGMAPRVVNLAAWGRHITESLRARATAHPDPELDSLIAELTGYLPAAPPPGPDHLGFAVPLRLRTSGGELRLLTTLTSFATAVDVTLAELHLEAFLPADPQTAALLHRRASAAPA, from the coding sequence ATGGCCCCCACTGCTGCCGCCTCTGCCACCGCGCCCACCCCGTTCGCCCGAGAAGTGCGCCGGCGGCGGGCACTGCGCCGGATGAGCCAGCTCGAACTGGCCACCCTGGCCGGAACCACTCAGCGGCACCTCAGCTTTATCGAGAGCGGCCGCTCCACGCCGGGGCGGGCGATGGTGGTCCGGCTCTCCGAATCCCTCGGGCTGACGTTGCGGGAGCGCAACTCGATGCTGCTGAGCGCCGGATACGCGCCGGCGTACGCGGAGTCACCGCGGGAGTCGGCCGCCGTCGGGCCGGCCATGGAGGCCCTGCGGTCGATCCTGACCGGGCACCTTCCGTACCCGGCGGTGGTCGCCGGTCCGCGCGGTGAACTCGTCCTGGCGAACGCCGCGTTCGGGGTCCTGACCGAGGGCGCGGCCGCCCACCTGCTCGCGCCGCCGGTGAACGTGCTGCGGATCGCGCTGCACCCCGAGGGCATGGCGCCGCGGGTGGTGAACCTCGCGGCGTGGGGGCGGCACATCACGGAGAGCCTACGCGCCCGGGCCACCGCCCACCCCGACCCCGAACTCGACTCCCTCATCGCCGAGTTGACCGGCTACCTGCCTGCGGCGCCGCCGCCAGGCCCGGACCACCTGGGCTTCGCGGTACCCCTGCGGCTGCGCACCTCCGGGGGCGAGCTCAGGCTCCTGACCACCCTGACGTCGTTCGCCACGGCCGTGGACGTCACCCTGGCCGAGCTCCACCTGGAAGCCTTCCTCCCGGCCGACCCCCAGACCGCCGCCCTCCTCCACCGCCGCGCATCCGCCGCCCCCGCCTGA